TCACGCCGTCGTAGTTGGCGAAGATCGACCCGGCGCCGATGTTCGCACCGTCGCCGATCGTCGCGTCGCCCACGTACGACAGGTGCGGCACCTTGCTGCCCATGCCGATGGTGGCATTCTTCGTCTCGACGAACGTGCCGATCTTGCCGTCCGCGCCGAGCGCGGTGCCCGGGCGCAGGTAGGAGAAGGGCCCGACGGATGCCCCTGCGCCGATGACCGACAGGGTGGCATCCGTGCGCTTGACCGTCGCCCCCGCGCCGACCTCGCAGTCGAGCAGCGTGGTGTCGGGCCCGATCACGGCGCCCGTCTCGATGACGGTCGCGCCCTGGATGTGCGAGCCGGGGAGGATCGTCACGTCGGGCGCGATGCGCGCCTTCAGGTCGATCCAGGTCGAGGCCGGGTCCTGCACGGTCACGCCGTTCAGCTGCCAGCCGCGGATGATGAGGGCGTTCAGCCTGAGGGCCGCCTCCGAGAGCTGCGCGCGGTCGTTCACGCCCGCGACGAGCCACGGCTCCGACACCGGCACGGCCGACACCTCGGAGCCCGCGCGGCGCAGCAGCGCGATCATGTCGGTGAGGTACTTCTCGCCCTGCGCGTTGTCGGTGGTGAGGTTCGCGAGCTGGTCGCGCAGCTCCTGCACGCCGAACGCGTACACCCCGGCGTTCGCCTCCTGCAGGGCGAGCTCCGCGGCCGTGGCATCCTTCTGCTCCACGATGCGGTCGAGCGCCCCCTCGGCGGTGCGCACGATGCGGCCGTAGCCCGTGGCGTCGTCGTAGATCGCAGACAGCACGGATGCGGCCGCCGGCGCGTCCCTGTGGCGCGCGAGGAAGCTCTGCAGCGTGCGGGCGTTCAGCAGCGGCACGTCGCCGTTCAGCACCAGCACGTCGCCGTCGAAGTCGTCGGGCAGCGCCGCGACGGCCTGCTCGACCGCACGGCCGGTGCCGGGCACCTCGTCCTGGTCGACGATGATCGCGTCTGGGTACTCGGCGAGGATCGCCTCGGCGACCTGGTCGCGCTCGTGCCGCACCACCGCGACGACGTACGCCGCGTCGAGCTCGCGCGCCGTGGCGAGCACGTGCGCGATCATCGGCGCGCCCGCGAGCGGGTGCAGCAGCTTCGGAACGGCGGACTTCATGCGCGTGCCCTGCCCGGCGGCGAGGACGACGACGGCGAGCTTCTCATCGGTCATGCTCCGCCACCAGGATTCGAACCTGGACTTCACAGCTCCAAAGGCTGTCGTGCTGCCGTTACACCATGGCGGACCGCGCTCCCGCAGGCGGGCACGCGCGCGTCCAAGTCTGCCATGCGGGGTGCGCGCGGAGCGGTGTCGGCGCGGCCTGCCGGGTGCGGAACCGCTCAGGCCGGCAGCGCGTCGGCGATACGGCCGGCCCAGGCGCGGATCTCGTCCCAGTCGCGGCGGTCGCGGAACTGTTCCGGGGTGTTCTCGAGCATCGAGCGTTCGACGAAGTTGCCGGGATCCTCCGGCACGCGACCTCCGAACACCACGTGCTCGCGCACGCCCAGCGCCTCTGCGCGCTCGATCACCTTGGCGGGTTCGAGCCACTTGTCGTCCTCCGGCGGCGCATCGGCCTTCGGCTCGCCGATCGGGCCGGAGCTGAACACCCAGAACGGCACCTCCGCCAGTCGGCCGCGTTCGTGGGAAAGGAAGTGGCGCGCCTCGCGACGCCATCGACCCATGTACACGGCGCTGCCGAGCACGACGGCGTCGAAGCCGTCGGCCGTCGCGCTGCCCGCCTCCACGGCTTCGGCGTCGTGGCCCCGGGCGCGGAGCGTCTCGGCGATCGCCTCGGCGATCTCCGCGGTCGAGTGGTGCTTGGTCGCGTACGCGACGAGGACGCGTGCCATGCGTCCAGCCTGCCGCCGTCGCGAACGGCGACGGGGACCTTCGGCCCGCGGGGTGAGCCGCTGGGCACTCGACTTCTCGCCGGGAGCGCCGTGCTCGGCGCGACTCGATCACCGGCCGCCGAAGTGGTGCTCAGAACTCGGTGCCGAGGTACAGCACCCGAGTCGGTTCCTGCATGACGAACCCCGCCACGAACCCGCCGTCGTCACGGAACTCGCCGAAGGTGTTCGGTGTGGTGCCGGCGCGGAAGCGAGCGAGCTCCTCGCCATACACCTCGCCAGTCTCGGCGGTCATCAGGTCGAACGTCACCGCCTGCACGTCGGACGCCCCATCGAGGTCGAACGACATGCCCTCGCCGGCGTAGCCGTCCGGCGCCCAGCCGAGGAAGAGGCCGCGGTAGTTCGCCGGAGCACCGCCGGCGAACCCCTCACCGTACGCGACCGACTGCGGGCCCATGAACAGCAGCGCGTGGGTCGGCGCGTCCAGGCCCGGCACCGCGAAGGCCTCCGCGAACGTCACCTCGCCGAGCTTGCCCAGGTCGTGGCCGAGCCACGACATCTCGGGGGTGATGCCCTCCTCCATGATCGTGATCGCGTAGAACTCCAGTTGCTCGCCCTCGAAGATCGCGCGAACGGTCACGCCCTCGCCCTCGTGCACCACGAGGCGGAGGTCCTCGTCGTAGCCCTCCGGGCACTGAGCGAACTGCTCGCACAGGTCGTAGACGCTCTTCACCTCGCCGACGTTGTTCGCGAAGTACGCCTCCGTGCTGTCGAGGTCGACCTGGGCGAGCGCGTCGAACAGCTCGGCGTGCGGTTCGAGCCAGGCGCCGACCCACGTCGCCACCTGTTGCTGCGCCTGGATCGCACCGACCACCAGCCCGAAGAGGAAGAGCGCGAACGCGGGCACCGCGATGAGCGGATGCTTCTTCGCAGCGTCGATCCACCGCGTGACGGCCGAGGTCTTCTCGGTCGTCTCCGCGTCCGGGGCGTTCGGCGCCATGGCCGGAGGCTACTCCCCCGAGCACGCCGGCGACCTCCGGGAACACACCGATCGCCCGAATGCGGCCCGGCGACCCGCGATACTGGAGCAATGGCCGAAGCAGACGAGGTCGACCGCATCGTCGACGACTGGGAGCGCGAGCGCCCCGACCTCGACTTCGCGCCGCTGCAGGTGCTGAGCCGCGTCGCGCGCCTCGCGAAGCACCTCGACCGCGCGCGCCGCACCGCGTTCGCGCGCTCCGAGCTGGAGTCGTGGGAGTTCGACGTGCTCTCGGCGCTGCGCCGCGCCGGCGAGCCGTACCGCCTCTCCCCCAAGGCGCTGCTGCAGCAGACGCTCGTCTCCAGCGGCACCATGACGAACCGCATCGACCGCCTCGTCGAACGCGGGCTCGTGTCGCGCCAGACCGACCCGAACGACGGCCGCGGCATCCTCGTCGTCATGTCGACCGCGGGCCTCAACCGCGTCGACGCGGCCATCACGCGCCTCGTCGACGCCGAGGCCGAACTGCTCGGTTCGCTGCCCGCCGCCGAACGCAACCGGCTCGCGAACCTGCTGCGGAAGCTCAGTCTCGGGTTCGACGAGCAGGGTGCGTAGGCCCGGCGCACCCGCTCTCCGCGGGTCGTCCGCACGGTCCGCACGCCGCGCCATCCCAGCCTGAGGGCCATTCCTTGGGTTGAGGGCTGAAGCTTTCGCCCTCAGCCCAAGAAGTGTCCCTCAGCCGGAGGTGCACCCTCGGCCCTGGCGCGGGGAATGGCCCTCAGTCGGCGGCGGGAGCGGCGGTCGCAGGCCCGGGCGAGCGAGGGCGCGCCGGCTACGCCTCGAGGCGCTCCGAGACCTCGAGCCAGCGGGTCTCCAGGTCGGCGACGGATGCCTCGAGCTCGCCGAGCTCCACGGTGAGCACGCCGAGCCCGGTGAAGTCCGTCTGGTCGTGCGCCGCGAGGCGCTCGTGCGCCTGGGCGATCTCGACCCGCAGCTTCTCGAGCCGGCGGTCGATCGATGCGAGCTCCTTCTCGGCCGTGCGGCGCTCGGCGCCGGACAGCGCCGACGCGGACGGCGCGACGGGCGCCTGCGTGGTCGTGGCCGCGGCGACGGCGGACGCGCCGGCACCCGCATCCGTCGACCGCCGCCGGAGGTCGAGGTACTGCTCGACGCCGCCGGGCAGGTGGCGCAGGTGGCCGTCCATGACGGCGTACTGCTGGTCGGTGACGCGCTCGACCAGGTAGCGGTCGTGGCTCACGACGAGCAGCGTGCCCGGCCAGGAGTCGAGGAGGTCCTCGATGGCGGCGAGCATGTCGGTGTCGAGGTCGTTGGTCGGCTCGTCGAGGATGAGCACGTTCGGCTCCTCGAGCAGGATGAGCAGCAGCTGCAGTCGGCGCTTCTGGCCGCCCGAGAGGTCCTTCACCGGGGTCGAGAGCTGCGCGCTCGTGAAGCCGAGGCGCTCGAGCAGCTGGCCCGGCGTGAGCTCGGTGCCGCCGGCGACGTAACTCGACTTCTGGCGGCCGATGATCGCGCTGACCCGCTCGTCGCCGAGGCCCTCCAGCTCGTCGAGCTGCTGCGTGAGGCTCGCGATGCGCACCGTCTTGCCGCGCTTCACGCGACCGCTGGTCGGCGCGACCGCGCCCGTCACGAGACCCAGCAGCGTGGACTTGCCCGCGCCGTTCACGCCCAGGATGCCGGTGCGCTCGCCCGGGGCGATGCGCCATTCGATGTCGCGCAGGATCTGCCGCGGCTCGCCCGTCGTGGCATCCGTCACCTCGACCCCCGCGTCGAGCAGGTCGACGACGTCCTTGCCGAGGCGCGCGACCGCGAGGCCCGACAGCTCGACGCTGTCGCGCACCGGCGGCTCGCCCTCGATGAGCTGGTTCGCCGCCTCGATGCGGAACTTCGGCTTGCTCGTGCGGGCCGGGGCGCCGCGGCGGAGCCAGGCGAGCTCCTTGCGCGCAAGGTTGCGGCGCTTCGCCTCGGTCGCCGCGGCCATCGTGTCGCGCTCGACGCGCTGCAGGATGTAGGCCGCGTAGCCGCCCTCGAACGGCTCGAGGATACGGTCGTGCACCTCCCACGTCGCCGTGCACACCTCGTCGAGGAACCAGCGGTCGTGCGTCACGACCACGAACGCGCCCTGGCCGGCGGGCCAGCGGGTCTTGATGTGGGCGGCGAGCCAGGCGATGCCCTCGACGTCGAGGTGGTTCGTCGGCTCGTCGAGGAAGAGCACGTCCCAGTCGCCGACGAGCAGCGCCGCGAGCGCCACGCGCCGCCGCTGCCCGCCGCTCAGGTCGCCGACGCGCGCCTGCCACGGCACATCCGCCAGCAGCCCGCCGATCACGTCGCGCGTGCGCGCGTCGCCCGCCCACTCGTGCTCGTCGATGCCGCCGACGACGACGTGCGCGACCGTGTGCTCGAGGTCGATCGTGTCGGCCTGGTCGAGCATGCCGACGCGGATGCCCCTACGCCGCGTCACCCGC
This is a stretch of genomic DNA from Agromyces sp. SYSU T00194. It encodes these proteins:
- the glmU gene encoding bifunctional UDP-N-acetylglucosamine diphosphorylase/glucosamine-1-phosphate N-acetyltransferase GlmU, whose amino-acid sequence is MTDEKLAVVVLAAGQGTRMKSAVPKLLHPLAGAPMIAHVLATARELDAAYVVAVVRHERDQVAEAILAEYPDAIIVDQDEVPGTGRAVEQAVAALPDDFDGDVLVLNGDVPLLNARTLQSFLARHRDAPAAASVLSAIYDDATGYGRIVRTAEGALDRIVEQKDATAAELALQEANAGVYAFGVQELRDQLANLTTDNAQGEKYLTDMIALLRRAGSEVSAVPVSEPWLVAGVNDRAQLSEAALRLNALIIRGWQLNGVTVQDPASTWIDLKARIAPDVTILPGSHIQGATVIETGAVIGPDTTLLDCEVGAGATVKRTDATLSVIGAGASVGPFSYLRPGTALGADGKIGTFVETKNATIGMGSKVPHLSYVGDATIGDGANIGAGSIFANYDGVNKHHSEIGSHVRTGSHGVFVAPVRIGDGAYTGAGTVVRKDVPAGALAVNVAPQRNLPGWVQEHRPGSAAAEAAEAAAPAATDDETDAG
- a CDS encoding flavodoxin domain-containing protein; translated protein: MARVLVAYATKHHSTAEIAEAIAETLRARGHDAEAVEAGSATADGFDAVVLGSAVYMGRWRREARHFLSHERGRLAEVPFWVFSSGPIGEPKADAPPEDDKWLEPAKVIERAEALGVREHVVFGGRVPEDPGNFVERSMLENTPEQFRDRRDWDEIRAWAGRIADALPA
- a CDS encoding ETEC_3214 domain-containing protein, with product MAPNAPDAETTEKTSAVTRWIDAAKKHPLIAVPAFALFLFGLVVGAIQAQQQVATWVGAWLEPHAELFDALAQVDLDSTEAYFANNVGEVKSVYDLCEQFAQCPEGYDEDLRLVVHEGEGVTVRAIFEGEQLEFYAITIMEEGITPEMSWLGHDLGKLGEVTFAEAFAVPGLDAPTHALLFMGPQSVAYGEGFAGGAPANYRGLFLGWAPDGYAGEGMSFDLDGASDVQAVTFDLMTAETGEVYGEELARFRAGTTPNTFGEFRDDGGFVAGFVMQEPTRVLYLGTEF
- a CDS encoding MarR family winged helix-turn-helix transcriptional regulator; amino-acid sequence: MAEADEVDRIVDDWERERPDLDFAPLQVLSRVARLAKHLDRARRTAFARSELESWEFDVLSALRRAGEPYRLSPKALLQQTLVSSGTMTNRIDRLVERGLVSRQTDPNDGRGILVVMSTAGLNRVDAAITRLVDAEAELLGSLPAAERNRLANLLRKLSLGFDEQGA
- a CDS encoding ABC-F family ATP-binding cassette domain-containing protein; its protein translation is MAHLLGGERLHLEYPTRVVFDEVTVGLDEGDRVGIVGRNGDGKSTLLRLLAGRLEPDAGRVTRRRGIRVGMLDQADTIDLEHTVAHVVVGGIDEHEWAGDARTRDVIGGLLADVPWQARVGDLSGGQRRRVALAALLVGDWDVLFLDEPTNHLDVEGIAWLAAHIKTRWPAGQGAFVVVTHDRWFLDEVCTATWEVHDRILEPFEGGYAAYILQRVERDTMAAATEAKRRNLARKELAWLRRGAPARTSKPKFRIEAANQLIEGEPPVRDSVELSGLAVARLGKDVVDLLDAGVEVTDATTGEPRQILRDIEWRIAPGERTGILGVNGAGKSTLLGLVTGAVAPTSGRVKRGKTVRIASLTQQLDELEGLGDERVSAIIGRQKSSYVAGGTELTPGQLLERLGFTSAQLSTPVKDLSGGQKRRLQLLLILLEEPNVLILDEPTNDLDTDMLAAIEDLLDSWPGTLLVVSHDRYLVERVTDQQYAVMDGHLRHLPGGVEQYLDLRRRSTDAGAGASAVAAATTTQAPVAPSASALSGAERRTAEKELASIDRRLEKLRVEIAQAHERLAAHDQTDFTGLGVLTVELGELEASVADLETRWLEVSERLEA